Proteins encoded within one genomic window of Guyparkeria hydrothermalis:
- a CDS encoding VWA domain-containing protein, with protein MGEQVDSLIALWRLLVNAGTWPVLAHPEAFALLALPIALAFWQRRRRARLDRYADPGLRPWAFAEGQFTGGRSAWFGRTLWLLFWLFATLALADPRLPEPGETRGEVRAPVLFMVDGSAAMTGRDVEPDRVGRAVLLMELLAEADPGRPMGLMRYSDTAGVLLPISPDPELLDFYADELPGLTGTRLAARPDRAFDLAARMNALEGGAVVWITSGDARQFAGEQGSRVLAAAERLGQRDIPVFAIAMGRETTGLYREGQPLRDDDHNVLTSTPQFERVAEIAELTGGAARQTGVLREDADALADRMAALPAPPVPESALERQQSIAVLALWVAMVALALQLWFEWGAAARRQTWLAVALILVAPLLFTAAHAGPVVDATEQETLLEEAWVAFEAGEFARAQAAFDRASGYAARLGSGLTAYRRADYPHAIDRLQSAVWLAESPEPRMLALFNLGNAFVLVGRYRAAVSAFDAVLALDPQHDPALRNRQLAASLIEAAREGPSEEQPGFRGFDAMRPDPIDETQGARMSEEFLESQGGGSGPVASGSTDSGEVFRLNEGLLQGARKKLEHIEDRPRPAIEGLLRQQPYKSVVEQRLSGEDGS; from the coding sequence ATGGGCGAGCAAGTCGACAGCCTGATTGCCCTCTGGCGCCTGCTGGTGAATGCCGGCACATGGCCTGTGTTGGCGCATCCCGAAGCGTTCGCCTTGCTGGCATTGCCGATTGCCCTGGCCTTCTGGCAGCGACGCCGCCGGGCGCGTCTCGACCGCTACGCCGACCCGGGGTTGCGCCCGTGGGCCTTCGCCGAGGGGCAGTTTACGGGGGGGCGCAGCGCGTGGTTCGGCCGCACGTTGTGGCTGCTGTTCTGGCTGTTCGCCACGCTGGCACTGGCCGACCCGCGCCTGCCTGAACCCGGCGAGACGCGTGGCGAGGTGCGTGCTCCGGTGCTGTTCATGGTCGATGGTTCGGCGGCCATGACCGGCCGGGATGTCGAGCCCGATCGGGTCGGTCGTGCGGTCCTGCTGATGGAATTGCTCGCCGAGGCCGACCCGGGTCGGCCCATGGGTCTGATGCGCTACTCCGACACGGCCGGTGTGCTGTTGCCGATCAGCCCCGATCCGGAACTGCTGGACTTCTATGCCGACGAGTTGCCGGGATTGACCGGCACTCGCCTGGCGGCGCGTCCCGACCGGGCCTTCGATCTCGCCGCGCGCATGAACGCCCTTGAGGGCGGCGCGGTCGTTTGGATTACCAGTGGCGATGCCCGCCAGTTCGCCGGCGAACAGGGCAGCCGGGTGCTGGCGGCCGCCGAACGGCTCGGCCAGCGCGACATTCCGGTGTTCGCCATCGCCATGGGCCGTGAAACGACTGGCCTTTATCGCGAGGGTCAGCCGTTGCGCGACGACGATCACAACGTCCTGACGTCCACGCCTCAGTTCGAGCGCGTCGCCGAGATCGCCGAACTGACCGGCGGCGCAGCACGCCAGACCGGGGTGCTGCGCGAGGATGCCGACGCTCTCGCCGATCGGATGGCGGCCCTGCCCGCCCCGCCCGTGCCGGAGAGCGCTCTGGAGCGGCAACAGTCGATTGCCGTGCTGGCACTGTGGGTTGCGATGGTCGCCCTCGCGCTGCAGTTGTGGTTCGAGTGGGGGGCGGCCGCACGCCGACAGACATGGCTGGCCGTCGCGCTGATTCTCGTTGCGCCGCTGTTGTTCACCGCCGCGCATGCCGGGCCGGTGGTCGATGCCACCGAGCAGGAAACCCTGCTCGAAGAGGCCTGGGTTGCCTTCGAAGCCGGCGAGTTCGCCCGGGCGCAGGCCGCCTTCGATCGCGCCAGCGGCTATGCCGCCCGGCTCGGCAGCGGGCTGACCGCCTACCGTCGCGCCGACTACCCCCATGCCATCGATCGGTTGCAGTCCGCGGTCTGGCTGGCCGAGTCGCCCGAGCCGCGCATGCTGGCCCTGTTCAATCTCGGCAACGCCTTCGTGCTCGTCGGCCGGTACCGGGCGGCGGTGTCGGCCTTTGATGCCGTGCTCGCGCTGGATCCGCAACACGATCCGGCGTTGCGCAACCGCCAACTGGCCGCCTCCCTGATCGAGGCCGCCCGCGAGGGACCGTCCGAGGAGCAGCCCGGCTTCCGCGGTTTCGATGCCATGCGGCCTGACCCGATCGACGAGACGCAGGGTGCGCGCATGAGCGAGGAGTTCCTCGAAAGCCAGGGCGGCGGCAGCGGCCCAGTGGCCTCCGGCTCGACCGACAGCGGCGAGGTGTTCCGTCTCAACGAGGGGTTGTTGCAGGGGGCGCGCAAGAAGCTCGAGCACATCGAGGACCGGCCCCGGCCGGCAATCGAGGGGCTGCTGCGCCAGCAGCCCTACAAGTCGGTGGTCGAGCAGCGGCTTTCCGGGGAGGACGGGTCATGA
- a CDS encoding LysM peptidoglycan-binding domain-containing protein, producing MTRTTRRIHIGRTGLIGLLAVLSAGCAQLSTFDARLQELTGQSASTVSTVSERPRARSRAGSRSLDRIQADLQRGEYRQGRRDLDRYLARHPDDEVARSLLRQLEADPEQVLGEKSRRYVVQSGDSYSALADRHLGDPALFLLLARYNQSTNPSALRVGEAIRLPVGPSSGKSVSASSTAQAGAARRSLDKASRPSGEATTRTLPDSQLRSSRASGVAAEALQRRGLSLLEQGKREEALQHLEAALEKDPSLEPAASRVPQLRSSLVEEYHQRAILRYRNQKLGDAIALWNRVLAIDPTFEPARSYRARARELQRRLADL from the coding sequence ATGACGAGAACGACACGGCGAATCCACATTGGGCGGACCGGCCTGATCGGACTGCTGGCGGTACTGTCCGCTGGTTGTGCGCAGTTGTCGACCTTCGATGCGCGCCTGCAGGAGCTCACCGGGCAGTCCGCTTCCACGGTCTCGACCGTCAGCGAAAGGCCGCGCGCGCGCTCGCGGGCCGGTTCCCGGTCGCTGGATCGTATTCAGGCCGACTTGCAGCGGGGCGAGTATCGCCAGGGACGACGCGATCTGGATCGGTACCTCGCCCGGCATCCGGACGATGAGGTCGCCCGGTCGTTGTTGCGCCAACTAGAGGCCGACCCGGAGCAGGTGCTGGGCGAGAAGTCGCGTCGCTACGTCGTCCAGTCGGGGGATTCCTACAGCGCGCTGGCCGATCGCCACCTGGGTGATCCGGCGCTCTTCCTGCTGCTGGCGCGTTACAACCAGTCGACAAACCCCTCCGCCCTGCGCGTCGGTGAGGCGATCCGCTTGCCCGTTGGTCCCTCGTCGGGCAAGTCGGTGAGTGCGTCGAGCACCGCTCAGGCGGGGGCGGCGCGGCGTTCGCTCGACAAGGCCTCCCGGCCGTCGGGTGAGGCGACGACGCGGACTCTGCCTGACAGCCAGCTGCGCTCGTCGCGCGCCAGTGGCGTTGCCGCTGAGGCGCTTCAGCGCCGTGGGCTCTCCCTGCTCGAGCAGGGCAAGCGTGAGGAGGCGTTGCAACATCTCGAAGCGGCGCTCGAGAAAGACCCCTCCCTGGAGCCGGCGGCCAGCCGCGTGCCGCAGTTGCGTTCAAGCCTGGTGGAGGAGTATCACCAGCGGGCGATCCTGCGTTATCGCAACCAGAAGCTCGGCGACGCCATCGCATTGTGGAATCGGGTACTCGCCATCGACCCGACATTCGAGCCGGCGCGCAGCTACCGCGCGCGTGCCCGTGAACTGCAGCGTCGGCTCGCAGACCTCTAG
- a CDS encoding ABC-F family ATP-binding cassette domain-containing protein: MIQLKSVSLRRGPQLLLEDADLTLLPGQRMGLVGKNGTGKSSLLAMFEGEIAPDAGDIEWAGGQRMATVEQETPALETSAVDYVLDGDRDYARLNDALRAAEADNDGMRMAELYPEFETVGGFTARARAARLLDGLGFAPEHIDNPVSSFSGGWRMRLNLARALIAPSDILLLDEPTNHLDLDAVFWLADWLVSYPGTLIVVSHDRDFLDHVCTHIAHIENQKLNLYTGHYSDFEAMRAERLAQNAALADKIEKERERLQGFIDRFRAKATKARAAQSRVKALERLPTIAASHADRDDFSFYFPTPKRAPDPMVTLEDVAVGYDGKPLIEHVDLQVRAGDRIGVLGANGAGKTTLIRAIADGEPTWIGGDRFVAPGVQVGYYTQHQLDQLDPRDTPMIALERVAEREGTTQKYRDFLGRFGFVGDRIFESIEPFSGGEKARLALALLVWKAPNLLILDEPTNHLDLAMREALAEALQSFEGAILVVSHDRSLIELVCDRFWWVRDGEAVPFDGDLDDYRAAVTERRRAHNREQAAQKSDEKSAGKPAQKASTPTPGDKSAWGKPRDKASQARERNRKKQLDRLERQLDELSQQLSSIDAALADPALYDGHQEDEVARLHSQRGEISDRLEAVETEWLEQQEAG, translated from the coding sequence ATGATCCAGCTCAAGTCCGTGTCGCTGCGTCGCGGGCCGCAACTGCTGCTCGAGGATGCCGATCTCACCCTGCTGCCCGGTCAGCGCATGGGCCTGGTGGGCAAGAACGGCACCGGCAAGTCCAGCCTGCTCGCCATGTTCGAGGGCGAGATCGCGCCGGATGCGGGCGATATCGAATGGGCCGGTGGTCAGCGCATGGCCACCGTCGAGCAGGAAACCCCGGCACTCGAGACCTCGGCAGTCGACTACGTCCTCGACGGCGACCGCGACTACGCTCGCCTCAACGATGCCCTGCGAGCCGCGGAAGCCGACAACGACGGCATGCGGATGGCCGAGCTCTATCCGGAGTTCGAGACCGTCGGTGGATTCACTGCCCGCGCTCGCGCCGCCCGCCTGCTCGACGGACTGGGCTTCGCCCCGGAACACATCGACAACCCCGTCTCGAGCTTCTCCGGCGGCTGGCGCATGCGCCTGAACCTGGCGCGTGCGCTGATCGCCCCCTCCGACATCCTGCTGCTCGACGAGCCGACCAACCACCTCGACCTCGACGCGGTCTTCTGGCTGGCCGACTGGCTGGTGAGCTACCCGGGCACGCTGATCGTGGTCTCGCACGACCGCGACTTTCTCGATCACGTCTGCACGCACATCGCCCACATCGAGAACCAGAAGCTCAATCTCTACACCGGCCATTACAGCGACTTCGAGGCGATGCGCGCCGAACGCCTGGCGCAGAACGCCGCGCTGGCGGACAAGATCGAGAAGGAACGCGAGCGCCTGCAGGGATTCATCGACCGCTTCCGCGCCAAGGCGACCAAGGCGCGCGCGGCGCAGAGCCGGGTCAAGGCGCTCGAGCGACTGCCGACTATCGCCGCCAGTCACGCCGACCGCGACGATTTCTCCTTCTACTTCCCGACGCCCAAGCGCGCACCCGACCCGATGGTCACCCTGGAGGACGTCGCGGTCGGCTACGACGGCAAGCCGCTGATCGAGCACGTCGACCTGCAGGTGCGCGCCGGCGATCGCATCGGTGTGCTGGGGGCGAACGGCGCGGGCAAGACCACCCTGATCCGTGCAATCGCCGACGGCGAGCCGACCTGGATCGGCGGCGACCGTTTTGTCGCTCCGGGCGTGCAGGTGGGCTACTACACCCAGCACCAGCTCGACCAGCTCGATCCGCGCGACACGCCCATGATCGCGCTCGAGCGGGTGGCGGAGCGCGAGGGCACCACGCAGAAGTACCGTGACTTCCTCGGCCGGTTCGGCTTCGTCGGCGATCGTATCTTCGAGTCGATCGAGCCGTTCTCCGGCGGCGAGAAGGCGCGCTTGGCGCTCGCCCTGCTGGTATGGAAGGCGCCCAACCTGCTGATCCTCGACGAGCCGACCAACCACCTCGATCTGGCGATGCGCGAGGCGCTCGCCGAGGCGCTGCAGTCGTTCGAGGGGGCGATCCTGGTGGTCTCGCACGATCGGAGCCTGATCGAGCTGGTCTGCGATCGCTTCTGGTGGGTGCGCGACGGCGAGGCGGTGCCCTTCGACGGTGATTTGGACGACTACCGTGCCGCGGTCACCGAGCGCCGCCGGGCGCACAATCGTGAACAGGCGGCACAGAAATCGGACGAGAAGTCAGCCGGCAAGCCTGCCCAAAAGGCGTCGACGCCAACTCCGGGTGACAAGTCGGCTTGGGGCAAGCCCCGCGACAAGGCGAGCCAGGCGCGGGAGCGCAACCGCAAGAAGCAGCTCGACCGGCTGGAGCGCCAGTTGGACGAGCTGTCGCAGCAGTTAAGCAGCATCGATGCCGCACTGGCCGACCCCGCGCTCTACGACGGGCACCAGGAAGACGAGGTGGCGCGGCTGCATTCGCAGCGTGGTGAAATCAGTGACCGGCTCGAGGCCGTCGAGACCGAGTGGCTCGAGCAGCAGGAGGCTGGCTGA
- a CDS encoding protein kinase domain-containing protein: MTASVTSGDTPENTPKTIGRYRIEGVLGEGAMSIIYAGFDPSINRHLAIKCLRDDVARDDAYRRRFLTEARAAGTLNHPNIVTIYDVGEAEGRPYIAMERLQGDTLADRVAQEGFPSTPVVIDLAGQIAAALEFAHRHGVIHQDIKPENIILVEGWTHVKVNDFGVARLPDAGEHHDGLVAGTPAYMAPEQLRGDPTDARSDLFSLGVLLFWLVTGDKPWQESDVDRLLAERHRRPHPRLLPRDPTTPEVLLEIVRSLLQPAPEERYQHGHEVIDDLRHARRELERLRDDPLATRILPMRVRWAAILGTILTLTLLLGLASVYIKQDEALTGLAVDFGASLGRTIAHETAEDLLLNDQIAVRALVTDMQRNEQIRYLAVANRDGRVIASAQPGETGVTLSPLPENGDRRTLESGIVSYHGTIPQASGDGDMLLFDIPVRYQDHAVGKLRLGMDSTPLQTANRTTLGAMLIALLATLVVVLGAAWWLFRRLLAPIDVLREALLRVARGDFAHRIRLVRRDEFGRLFTAFNLMNESLDGRVQAQDDSQPTRRETTADPTRVIEPASEQKDAD, encoded by the coding sequence GTGACGGCCTCAGTCACCTCGGGAGACACCCCGGAGAACACGCCGAAAACCATCGGCCGCTACCGCATTGAGGGCGTCCTCGGCGAGGGAGCGATGTCGATCATCTATGCCGGGTTCGACCCCAGCATCAACCGGCATCTGGCAATCAAGTGTCTCCGCGACGACGTCGCCCGCGATGATGCCTACCGGCGCCGCTTCCTCACGGAGGCCCGCGCCGCCGGCACGCTCAACCACCCCAATATCGTCACCATCTACGACGTCGGCGAGGCCGAAGGCCGCCCCTACATCGCGATGGAACGACTGCAGGGCGACACACTGGCCGACCGCGTCGCCCAGGAGGGCTTCCCGTCGACGCCGGTGGTCATCGACCTGGCCGGGCAGATCGCCGCCGCGCTGGAATTCGCTCACCGTCACGGCGTGATTCACCAGGACATCAAGCCCGAGAACATCATCCTGGTGGAAGGCTGGACCCACGTGAAGGTCAACGACTTCGGCGTGGCCCGCCTGCCGGACGCAGGCGAGCACCACGACGGCCTGGTCGCCGGGACCCCGGCCTATATGGCGCCGGAACAGCTTCGCGGCGACCCCACCGATGCCCGCAGTGACCTTTTCTCGCTGGGCGTGCTGTTGTTCTGGCTGGTTACCGGCGACAAGCCGTGGCAGGAGTCGGACGTCGACCGCCTGCTCGCGGAACGGCATCGCCGCCCCCACCCGCGGCTGCTGCCGCGCGATCCGACCACCCCCGAGGTGTTGCTGGAAATCGTGCGCAGCCTGTTGCAGCCCGCCCCGGAAGAGCGCTATCAGCACGGTCACGAGGTGATCGACGATCTGCGGCACGCCCGCCGGGAACTCGAACGCCTGCGCGACGACCCCCTGGCGACCCGGATCCTGCCGATGCGCGTGCGCTGGGCGGCGATCCTCGGCACCATCCTTACCCTGACGCTGCTCCTCGGTCTGGCCTCGGTCTACATCAAGCAGGACGAGGCGCTGACCGGTCTGGCCGTGGATTTTGGCGCCTCGCTGGGGCGCACCATTGCCCACGAAACCGCCGAGGACCTGCTGCTCAACGATCAGATCGCCGTGCGAGCACTGGTCACCGACATGCAACGCAACGAGCAGATCCGCTACCTGGCCGTTGCCAACCGCGACGGCCGGGTGATCGCCAGCGCCCAGCCCGGCGAAACCGGCGTCACGCTGTCCCCCCTGCCGGAAAACGGCGATCGGCGGACGCTAGAAAGCGGCATCGTCAGCTACCACGGCACGATTCCCCAGGCATCCGGCGACGGGGACATGTTGCTGTTCGACATCCCGGTGCGCTACCAGGACCACGCCGTCGGCAAGCTGCGACTGGGCATGGACAGCACCCCGTTGCAGACGGCCAACCGTACGACACTCGGCGCGATGCTGATCGCCCTGCTGGCAACGCTGGTGGTGGTTCTGGGTGCGGCCTGGTGGCTGTTCCGCCGACTGCTCGCCCCGATCGACGTACTGCGCGAGGCGCTGTTGCGGGTGGCCCGAGGCGATTTCGCCCATCGCATCCGGCTGGTCCGCCGGGACGAGTTCGGCCGGCTGTTCACTGCCTTCAACCTGATGAACGAATCGCTCGACGGGCGTGTGCAGGCACAAGATGACTCGCAACCGACCCGCCGGGAGACCACCGCCGACCCGACGCGGGTGATCGAGCCGGCCAGCGAGCAGAAGGATGCGGACTAG
- a CDS encoding polyprenyl synthetase family protein codes for MQLNEIRDLMADDMQAVNRVIMDRLGSDVALINQLGSYIVHSGGKRFRPLLHMLTARALRGEGAELPGAAQMAAVVEFIHTATLLHDDVVDESTLRRGHDTANARFGNAASVLTGDFLYSRAFQMMVEVDRPRVMAILADATNRIAEGEVMQLMNIGDAAVTEARYMDVIGRKTATLFEAACRLAAVLDDRDEATEKTLGEYGYRLGVAFQLVDDVLDYRGDESQTGKHVGDDLNEGKPTLPLIIAMARADGAGAEVVREAIEAQTAARIDEVLKVVEQTEALSYTSALAGHEADAAKQALTVLPDSVYSRALSALADISVQRDH; via the coding sequence ATGCAGTTGAACGAGATCCGCGATCTGATGGCCGACGACATGCAGGCCGTCAACCGCGTGATCATGGACCGGCTCGGCTCGGACGTGGCTCTGATCAACCAGCTGGGCAGCTACATCGTCCATTCCGGCGGCAAGCGCTTCCGCCCCCTGCTGCACATGCTCACGGCCCGTGCGTTGCGCGGCGAGGGCGCCGAACTGCCCGGCGCGGCGCAGATGGCGGCGGTGGTGGAATTCATCCACACCGCCACCCTGCTGCACGACGACGTGGTCGACGAGTCGACTCTGCGTCGCGGCCACGACACGGCCAATGCCCGCTTCGGCAATGCCGCCTCGGTGCTCACCGGGGACTTTCTTTACTCGCGTGCCTTCCAGATGATGGTCGAGGTCGACCGCCCGCGGGTGATGGCGATCCTCGCCGACGCCACCAATCGCATTGCCGAGGGCGAGGTGATGCAGCTGATGAACATCGGCGACGCCGCAGTCACTGAGGCGCGCTACATGGACGTGATCGGTCGCAAGACTGCAACGCTGTTCGAGGCCGCCTGCAGGCTGGCCGCCGTGCTCGACGATCGTGATGAGGCCACCGAGAAGACGCTCGGGGAGTACGGCTACCGGCTCGGTGTTGCCTTCCAGCTGGTCGATGACGTGCTCGACTACCGTGGCGACGAGTCGCAGACCGGCAAACATGTCGGTGACGACCTCAACGAGGGCAAGCCGACGTTGCCGCTGATCATCGCCATGGCGCGGGCCGACGGGGCGGGCGCGGAGGTCGTGCGCGAGGCGATCGAAGCGCAAACGGCGGCCCGGATCGACGAGGTGTTAAAGGTGGTTGAACAGACCGAAGCACTCTCGTATACTTCGGCGCTCGCTGGACATGAGGCCGATGCGGCCAAGCAGGCATTGACGGTATTGCCGGACAGTGTCTACTCCCGAGCCCTGTCCGCCCTGGCGGACATCAGCGTCCAGCGCGACCACTGA
- a CDS encoding PP2C family protein-serine/threonine phosphatase: MHRDGEFDIRELPGVAGGRAQGGRSSQQDDLICLQDAREATTLVVLADGMGGDGAGELASGGVIHAARDLWDERVWREQPGALFLETLCQRAHEEIRRRNAWVSAEPHSTVVALLLRDGQAYWAHVGDSRLYHFRGRRCLSVTRDHSLARLKLDRGEIREADLSRDPDQHVLLRGLGGSEAPEVEHGYAPVRPGDSFALCSDGIWETLTTGELAALMREPDLYHGVREGLMRGTERGGEHGDNLGLILTRTEPAESWLGRLFGGMTLA, translated from the coding sequence ATGCACAGGGACGGGGAGTTCGACATTCGTGAACTGCCGGGTGTGGCCGGTGGTCGGGCACAGGGCGGACGGTCGTCCCAGCAGGACGACCTGATCTGCCTGCAGGATGCGCGCGAAGCGACCACCCTGGTGGTGCTGGCCGATGGCATGGGCGGTGACGGGGCCGGCGAACTGGCCTCCGGCGGCGTGATCCATGCCGCGCGCGACCTGTGGGACGAACGCGTCTGGCGCGAACAGCCCGGCGCCCTCTTCCTCGAGACGCTTTGCCAACGGGCGCACGAGGAAATCCGGCGGCGAAATGCCTGGGTCAGCGCCGAGCCGCATTCCACCGTCGTGGCGCTGCTGTTGCGCGACGGTCAGGCCTACTGGGCCCATGTCGGCGACAGCCGTCTCTACCATTTTCGTGGCCGGCGATGTCTAAGCGTGACCCGGGATCACAGTCTTGCCCGTCTCAAGCTCGACCGCGGCGAGATCCGCGAGGCCGATCTCTCCCGGGATCCGGACCAGCACGTGCTGTTGCGCGGCTTGGGCGGCAGCGAAGCACCGGAGGTCGAGCACGGCTATGCTCCGGTGCGGCCGGGTGACAGTTTCGCGCTCTGCAGCGACGGCATCTGGGAAACCCTGACGACCGGCGAACTCGCCGCCCTGATGCGCGAGCCCGACCTCTATCACGGGGTGCGCGAGGGGCTGATGCGGGGCACAGAACGCGGCGGCGAGCACGGCGACAATCTCGGCCTGATCCTGACCCGCACCGAGCCCGCCGAATCGTGGCTGGGCCGGTTGTTCGGCGGGATGACCCTAGCCTGA